The following are from one region of the Cervus canadensis isolate Bull #8, Minnesota chromosome 21, ASM1932006v1, whole genome shotgun sequence genome:
- the CARD10 gene encoding caspase recruitment domain-containing protein 10 isoform X2 produces MWGGPGSPGSGGAGGGAGGAADPAPLRRRSRRPSVDPGVRGGSGVRDPEDAAMPGGAEAGEAEEEAGAGSGSEAEEDALWERIEGVRHRLTRTLNPAKLTPYLRQCRVIDEQDEEEVLSTYRFPCRVNRTGRLMDILRCRGKRGYEAFLEALEFYYPEHFTLLTGREPAQRCSMILDEEGPEGLTQFLMTEVRRLREARKSQLQREQQLQARGRVLEEERAGLEQRLREQQQAQERCQRLREDWEAGSLELLRLKDENYMIAMRLAQLSEEKNSAVLRSRDLQLAVDQLKLKVSRLEEECTQLRRARGPLPGAEEKEKEKEPDSADLVLELRAENQRLVASLQELQEGLQQEASRPGAPGSERILLDILEHDWREAQDSRQELCQKLHDVQGELQWAEELRDKYLQEMEDLRLKHRTLQKDCDLYKHRMATVLAQLEEIEKERDQAIQSRDRIQLQYSQSLIEKDQYRKQVRGLEVERDELLTALTSLEGAKALLEVQLQRVQGGPHLKACASSHSLCSNLSSTWSLSEFPSPLGGPEAAGEAAVVGGPEPHASEEATDNEKEINRLSILPFPPSAGSILRRQREEDPAPPKRSFSSMSDITGSVTLKPWSPGLSSSSSSDSVWPLGKPDGLLARGCGLDLFSRSLAIRVSGWSPPGGPEPQDKGPDSLSFLGDSWSGAVVRRVLSGPGSARVEPREPRAEAAGLEGAGPEGEAQQRTLPRKQTSTLPLMDFKGKPGLGRAGTEDAGVLEACQSFHEALDAWVKEPGAEPFYIRANLTLPERADPHALCVKAQEILRLVDPAYKRRQEWFCTRVDPLTLRDLDRGTVPNYQRAQQLLEVQEKCLPSSRHRGSRSNLKKRALDQLRLVKPKHVGSPPGDSPEPLLLEPCSGVCPEPERSLKPYSLVRPLLVSALRPVVLLPECLAPRLIRNLLDLPSSRLDFQVCPAESLSGEEQCTLSAPGAPKARPAAPGLGSRIRAIQESVGKKHCLLELGARGVRELVQNEIYPIVIHVEVTEKNVREVRGLLGRPGWRDSELLRQCRGSEHVLWGLPCSWVQVPAHEWGHSEELAKVVRGRILQEQARLVWVERGSTRGGSSSSSSEA; encoded by the exons ATGTGGGGAGGTCCGGGCAGCCCGGGCAgtggcggggccgggggcggggccgggggcgccgCCGACCCCGCCCCCCTGCGCCGGCGGAGCCGCCGCCCGAGCGTCGACCCGGGAGTGCGAGGCGGCTCTGGCGTGCGGG ACCCCGAGGACGCGGCCATGCCGGGCGGAGCCGAGGCTGGGGAGGCCGAGGAGGAGGCTGGGGCCGGCTCCGGGTCCGAGGCGGAGGAGGACGCGCTGTGGGAGCGGATCGAGGGCGTCCGGCACCGGCTGACCCGCACCCTCAACCCGGCCAAGCTCACGCCGTATCTGCGCCAATGCCGGGTCATCGACGAACAGGACGAGGAGGAGGTGCTGAGCACCTACCGCTTCCCGTGCCGTGTCAACCGCACCG GGCGCCTGATGGACATCTTGCGCTGCCGGGGGAAGAGGGGCTATGAGGCCTTCCTGGAAGCCCTGGAGTTCTACTACCCCGAGCACTTCACACTGCTCACTGGCCGAGAGCCTGCCCAGCGCTGCTCCATGATCCTCG ATGAGGAGGGGCCTGAGGGCCTGACCCAGTTCCTGATGACAGAGGTGCGGCGGCTGCGGGAGGCTCGAAAGAGTCAGCTGCAGCgggagcagcagctgcaggccCGGGGCCGGGTGCTGGAGGAGGAGCGGGCCGGGCTGGAGCAGCGGCTTCGGGAGCAACAGCAGGCTCAGGAGCGCTGCCAGCGGCTGCGGGAGGACTGGGAGGCGGGGAGCCTGGAGCTTCTGCGGCTTAAGGATGAGAACTACATGATCGCCATGCGCCTGGCCCAGCTCAGCGAGGAGAAGAACTCAGCCGTGCTGCGCAGCCGGGACTTGCAGCTGGCG GTGGATCAGCTCAAGCTCAAGGTGAGCCGGCTGGAGGAAGAGTGCACGCAGCTGCGAAGGGCCAGGGGGCCGCTCCCTGGGGccgaggagaaagagaaagagaaagagcccGACAGTGCAGACCTGGTCTTGGAGCTCCGTGCTGAGAACCAGCGGCTGGTGGCCTcactgcaggagctgcaggaaggCCTGCAGCAG GAGGCAAGCCGGCCAGGGGCCCCTGGCTCCGAGCGCATTCTCCTGGACATCCTGGAACATGACTGGCGTGAGGCGCAGGACAGCCGGCAGGAGCTGTGCCAGAAGCTGCACGATGTGCAGGGGGAGCTGCAGTGGGCCGAGGAGCTGCGGGATAAG TACCTGCAGGAGATGGAGGACCTGCGGCTGAAGCATCGTACACTACAGAAGGACTGTGACCTGTACAAGCACCGCATGGCCACCGTCCTGGCCCAGCTGGAGGAGATCGAGAAGGAGCGGGACCAG GCCATCCAGAGCCGAGACCGCATTCAGCTGCAGTACTCGCAGAGCCTCATTGAGAAGGACCAGTACCGGAAGCAGGTCCGAGGCCTGGAGGTGGAGCGGGATGAGCTGCTGACAGCGCTCACCAGCCTGGAGGGTGCCAAGGCCCTGCTGGAGGTGCAGCTACAGCGGGTCCAGGGGGGGCCCCATCTCAAG gcCTGCGCCTCTTCCCATTCCCTGTGCTCCAACCTCAGCAGCACCTGGAGCCTCAGCGAGTTCCCGTCCCCGCTGGGAGGCCCAGAAGCAGCGGGGGAGGCGGCTGTCGTGGGAGGGCCCGAGCCCCACGCCTCG GAGGAGGCCACGGACAATGAGAAGGAGATCAATCGCCTCTCCATCCTGCCCTTCCCACCCAGCGCTGGCTCCATCCTCCGCCGGCAGCGAGAGGAGGACCCCGCGCCCCCTAAGAG GTCCTTCAGCAGCATGTCAGACATCACAG ggagtGTGACGCTCAAGCCCTGGTCCCCAGGCCTCTCCTCGTCCTCGTCCTCCGACAGCGTGTGGCCTTTGGGAAAGCCGGACGGCCTTCTGGCCAGAGGCTGCGGCCTGGATCTCTTCAGCAG GTCTCTGGCCATCCGAGTGTCTGGCTGGAGTCCCCCCGGGGGACCTGAGCCCCAGGACAAGGGCCCAGATAGCCTGTCGTTCCTTGGGGACAGCTGGTCTGGCGCTGTTGTGCGGAGGGTGCTCTCTGGGCCAGGGTCGGCCAGGGTAGAACCGAGAGAG CCAAGGGCAGAGGCTGCTGGTTTGGAGGGGGCAGGCCCGGAAGGCGAGGCCCAGCAGAGAACCTTGCCCCGGAAACAGACGTCCACACTCCCACTGATGGACTTCAAGGGTAAACCTGGCCTGGGGCGGGCAGGGACTGAGGACGCAGGAGTCCTGGAAG CCTGCCAGTCCTTCCACGAGGCCCTGGATGCCTGGGTGAAGGAGCCGGGAGCTGAGCCCTTCTACATTCGAGCCAACCTCACCCTGCCTGAGCGGGCTGACCCCCATGCCCTGTGTGTGAAAGCTCAGGAGATCCTGCGGCTGGTGGACCCGGCATACAAGCGGCGGCAGGAGTGGTTCTGCACGCGGGTCGACCCCCTCACCCTGCGAGACCTGGACCGGGGCACCGTGCCCAATTATCAGAG agCCCAGCAGCTCCTGGAAGTTCAGGAGAAATGCCTGCCATCCAGCCGACACCGGGGCTCCCGCAGTAAT CTAAAGAAGCGTGCCCTGGACCAGCTGCGACTGGTGAAGCCCAAGCACGTGGGGAGTCCTCCCGGGGACTCCCCAGAGCCGCTGCTGCTGGAGCCCTGCTCAGGTGTGTGCCCAG AGCCAGAGCGGAGCCTCAAACCCTACAGCCTCGTGCGGCCCCTGCTGGTGTCTGCCTTGCGGCCCGTGGTGCTCTTGCCTGAGTGCCTGGCGCCCCGGCTCATCCGCAACCTCCTAGACCTGCCCAGCTCCCGGCTGGACTTCCAAGTGTGCCCAGCGG AAAGCCTCTCTGGAGAGGAACAGTGCACATTGTCAGCACCTGGAGCCCCCAAGGCCCGGCCTGCCGCCCCCGGTCTGGGCAGCAGGATCCGTGCCATCCAGGAGTCTGTCGGGAAG AAGCACTGCCTGTTGGAGCTGGGTGCTCGGGGTGTGCGGGAGCTGGTCCAGAACGAGATCTACCCCATCGTCATCCACGTGGAGGTGACCGAGAAGAATGTCCGGGAAGTCAG GGGTCTGCTGGGCCGGCCGGGCTGGCGGGACTCCGAGCTGCTGCGGCAGTGCCGGGGCTCAGAGCATGTGCTCTGGGGGCTGCCCTGCTCCTGGGTGCAGGTGCCTGCCCACGAGTGGGGCCACTCGGAGGAGCTGGCCAAGGTGGTGCGGGGCCGCATTCTGCAGGAGCAGGCCCGCCTTGTGTGGGTAGAGCGCGGCAGCACCAgaggtggcagcagcagcagcagcagcgaggcCTGA
- the CARD10 gene encoding caspase recruitment domain-containing protein 10 isoform X1 has translation MWGGPGSPGSGGAGGGAGGAADPAPLRRRSRRPSVDPGVRGGSGVRDPEDAAMPGGAEAGEAEEEAGAGSGSEAEEDALWERIEGVRHRLTRTLNPAKLTPYLRQCRVIDEQDEEEVLSTYRFPCRVNRTGRLMDILRCRGKRGYEAFLEALEFYYPEHFTLLTGREPAQRCSMILDEEGPEGLTQFLMTEVRRLREARKSQLQREQQLQARGRVLEEERAGLEQRLREQQQAQERCQRLREDWEAGSLELLRLKDENYMIAMRLAQLSEEKNSAVLRSRDLQLAVDQLKLKVSRLEEECTQLRRARGPLPGAEEKEKEKEPDSADLVLELRAENQRLVASLQELQEGLQQEASRPGAPGSERILLDILEHDWREAQDSRQELCQKLHDVQGELQWAEELRDKYLQEMEDLRLKHRTLQKDCDLYKHRMATVLAQLEEIEKERDQAIQSRDRIQLQYSQSLIEKDQYRKQVRGLEVERDELLTALTSLEGAKALLEVQLQRVQGGPHLKACASSHSLCSNLSSTWSLSEFPSPLGGPEAAGEAAVVGGPEPHASEEATDNEKEINRLSILPFPPSAGSILRRQREEDPAPPKRSFSSMSDITGSVTLKPWSPGLSSSSSSDSVWPLGKPDGLLARGCGLDLFSRSLAIRVSGWSPPGGPEPQDKGPDSLSFLGDSWSGAVVRRVLSGPGSARVEPREPRAEAAGLEGAGPEGEAQQRTLPRKQTSTLPLMDFKGKPGLGRAGTEDAGVLEACQSFHEALDAWVKEPGAEPFYIRANLTLPERADPHALCVKAQEILRLVDPAYKRRQEWFCTRVDPLTLRDLDRGTVPNYQRAQQLLEVQEKCLPSSRHRGSRSNLKKRALDQLRLVKPKHVGSPPGDSPEPLLLEPCSGVCPEPERSLKPYSLVRPLLVSALRPVVLLPECLAPRLIRNLLDLPSSRLDFQVCPAESLSGEEQCTLSAPGAPKARPAAPGLGSRIRAIQESVGKKKHCLLELGARGVRELVQNEIYPIVIHVEVTEKNVREVRGLLGRPGWRDSELLRQCRGSEHVLWGLPCSWVQVPAHEWGHSEELAKVVRGRILQEQARLVWVERGSTRGGSSSSSSEA, from the exons ATGTGGGGAGGTCCGGGCAGCCCGGGCAgtggcggggccgggggcggggccgggggcgccgCCGACCCCGCCCCCCTGCGCCGGCGGAGCCGCCGCCCGAGCGTCGACCCGGGAGTGCGAGGCGGCTCTGGCGTGCGGG ACCCCGAGGACGCGGCCATGCCGGGCGGAGCCGAGGCTGGGGAGGCCGAGGAGGAGGCTGGGGCCGGCTCCGGGTCCGAGGCGGAGGAGGACGCGCTGTGGGAGCGGATCGAGGGCGTCCGGCACCGGCTGACCCGCACCCTCAACCCGGCCAAGCTCACGCCGTATCTGCGCCAATGCCGGGTCATCGACGAACAGGACGAGGAGGAGGTGCTGAGCACCTACCGCTTCCCGTGCCGTGTCAACCGCACCG GGCGCCTGATGGACATCTTGCGCTGCCGGGGGAAGAGGGGCTATGAGGCCTTCCTGGAAGCCCTGGAGTTCTACTACCCCGAGCACTTCACACTGCTCACTGGCCGAGAGCCTGCCCAGCGCTGCTCCATGATCCTCG ATGAGGAGGGGCCTGAGGGCCTGACCCAGTTCCTGATGACAGAGGTGCGGCGGCTGCGGGAGGCTCGAAAGAGTCAGCTGCAGCgggagcagcagctgcaggccCGGGGCCGGGTGCTGGAGGAGGAGCGGGCCGGGCTGGAGCAGCGGCTTCGGGAGCAACAGCAGGCTCAGGAGCGCTGCCAGCGGCTGCGGGAGGACTGGGAGGCGGGGAGCCTGGAGCTTCTGCGGCTTAAGGATGAGAACTACATGATCGCCATGCGCCTGGCCCAGCTCAGCGAGGAGAAGAACTCAGCCGTGCTGCGCAGCCGGGACTTGCAGCTGGCG GTGGATCAGCTCAAGCTCAAGGTGAGCCGGCTGGAGGAAGAGTGCACGCAGCTGCGAAGGGCCAGGGGGCCGCTCCCTGGGGccgaggagaaagagaaagagaaagagcccGACAGTGCAGACCTGGTCTTGGAGCTCCGTGCTGAGAACCAGCGGCTGGTGGCCTcactgcaggagctgcaggaaggCCTGCAGCAG GAGGCAAGCCGGCCAGGGGCCCCTGGCTCCGAGCGCATTCTCCTGGACATCCTGGAACATGACTGGCGTGAGGCGCAGGACAGCCGGCAGGAGCTGTGCCAGAAGCTGCACGATGTGCAGGGGGAGCTGCAGTGGGCCGAGGAGCTGCGGGATAAG TACCTGCAGGAGATGGAGGACCTGCGGCTGAAGCATCGTACACTACAGAAGGACTGTGACCTGTACAAGCACCGCATGGCCACCGTCCTGGCCCAGCTGGAGGAGATCGAGAAGGAGCGGGACCAG GCCATCCAGAGCCGAGACCGCATTCAGCTGCAGTACTCGCAGAGCCTCATTGAGAAGGACCAGTACCGGAAGCAGGTCCGAGGCCTGGAGGTGGAGCGGGATGAGCTGCTGACAGCGCTCACCAGCCTGGAGGGTGCCAAGGCCCTGCTGGAGGTGCAGCTACAGCGGGTCCAGGGGGGGCCCCATCTCAAG gcCTGCGCCTCTTCCCATTCCCTGTGCTCCAACCTCAGCAGCACCTGGAGCCTCAGCGAGTTCCCGTCCCCGCTGGGAGGCCCAGAAGCAGCGGGGGAGGCGGCTGTCGTGGGAGGGCCCGAGCCCCACGCCTCG GAGGAGGCCACGGACAATGAGAAGGAGATCAATCGCCTCTCCATCCTGCCCTTCCCACCCAGCGCTGGCTCCATCCTCCGCCGGCAGCGAGAGGAGGACCCCGCGCCCCCTAAGAG GTCCTTCAGCAGCATGTCAGACATCACAG ggagtGTGACGCTCAAGCCCTGGTCCCCAGGCCTCTCCTCGTCCTCGTCCTCCGACAGCGTGTGGCCTTTGGGAAAGCCGGACGGCCTTCTGGCCAGAGGCTGCGGCCTGGATCTCTTCAGCAG GTCTCTGGCCATCCGAGTGTCTGGCTGGAGTCCCCCCGGGGGACCTGAGCCCCAGGACAAGGGCCCAGATAGCCTGTCGTTCCTTGGGGACAGCTGGTCTGGCGCTGTTGTGCGGAGGGTGCTCTCTGGGCCAGGGTCGGCCAGGGTAGAACCGAGAGAG CCAAGGGCAGAGGCTGCTGGTTTGGAGGGGGCAGGCCCGGAAGGCGAGGCCCAGCAGAGAACCTTGCCCCGGAAACAGACGTCCACACTCCCACTGATGGACTTCAAGGGTAAACCTGGCCTGGGGCGGGCAGGGACTGAGGACGCAGGAGTCCTGGAAG CCTGCCAGTCCTTCCACGAGGCCCTGGATGCCTGGGTGAAGGAGCCGGGAGCTGAGCCCTTCTACATTCGAGCCAACCTCACCCTGCCTGAGCGGGCTGACCCCCATGCCCTGTGTGTGAAAGCTCAGGAGATCCTGCGGCTGGTGGACCCGGCATACAAGCGGCGGCAGGAGTGGTTCTGCACGCGGGTCGACCCCCTCACCCTGCGAGACCTGGACCGGGGCACCGTGCCCAATTATCAGAG agCCCAGCAGCTCCTGGAAGTTCAGGAGAAATGCCTGCCATCCAGCCGACACCGGGGCTCCCGCAGTAAT CTAAAGAAGCGTGCCCTGGACCAGCTGCGACTGGTGAAGCCCAAGCACGTGGGGAGTCCTCCCGGGGACTCCCCAGAGCCGCTGCTGCTGGAGCCCTGCTCAGGTGTGTGCCCAG AGCCAGAGCGGAGCCTCAAACCCTACAGCCTCGTGCGGCCCCTGCTGGTGTCTGCCTTGCGGCCCGTGGTGCTCTTGCCTGAGTGCCTGGCGCCCCGGCTCATCCGCAACCTCCTAGACCTGCCCAGCTCCCGGCTGGACTTCCAAGTGTGCCCAGCGG AAAGCCTCTCTGGAGAGGAACAGTGCACATTGTCAGCACCTGGAGCCCCCAAGGCCCGGCCTGCCGCCCCCGGTCTGGGCAGCAGGATCCGTGCCATCCAGGAGTCTGTCGGGAAG AAGAAGCACTGCCTGTTGGAGCTGGGTGCTCGGGGTGTGCGGGAGCTGGTCCAGAACGAGATCTACCCCATCGTCATCCACGTGGAGGTGACCGAGAAGAATGTCCGGGAAGTCAG GGGTCTGCTGGGCCGGCCGGGCTGGCGGGACTCCGAGCTGCTGCGGCAGTGCCGGGGCTCAGAGCATGTGCTCTGGGGGCTGCCCTGCTCCTGGGTGCAGGTGCCTGCCCACGAGTGGGGCCACTCGGAGGAGCTGGCCAAGGTGGTGCGGGGCCGCATTCTGCAGGAGCAGGCCCGCCTTGTGTGGGTAGAGCGCGGCAGCACCAgaggtggcagcagcagcagcagcagcgaggcCTGA
- the CARD10 gene encoding caspase recruitment domain-containing protein 10 isoform X5: MWGGPGSPGSGGAGGGAGGAADPAPLRRRSRRPSVDPGVRGGSGVRDPEDAAMPGGAEAGEAEEEAGAGSGSEAEEDALWERIEGVRHRLTRTLNPAKLTPYLRQCRVIDEQDEEEVLSTYRFPCRVNRTGRLMDILRCRGKRGYEAFLEALEFYYPEHFTLLTGREPAQRCSMILDEEGPEGLTQFLMTEVRRLREARKSQLQREQQLQARGRVLEEERAGLEQRLREQQQAQERCQRLREDWEAGSLELLRLKDENYMIAMRLAQLSEEKNSAVLRSRDLQLAVDQLKLKVSRLEEECTQLRRARGPLPGAEEKEKEKEPDSADLVLELRAENQRLVASLQELQEGLQQEASRPGAPGSERILLDILEHDWREAQDSRQELCQKLHDVQGELQWAEELRDKYLQEMEDLRLKHRTLQKDCDLYKHRMATVLAQLEEIEKERDQAIQSRDRIQLQYSQSLIEKDQYRKQVRGLEVERDELLTALTSLEGAKALLEVQLQRVQGGPHLKACASSHSLCSNLSSTWSLSEFPSPLGGPEAAGEAAVVGGPEPHASEEATDNEKEINRLSILPFPPSAGSILRRQREEDPAPPKRSFSSMSDITGSVTLKPWSPGLSSSSSSDSVWPLGKPDGLLARGCGLDLFSRSLAIRVSGWSPPGGPEPQDKGPDSLSFLGDSWSGAVVRRVLSGPGSARVEPREPRAEAAGLEGAGPEGEAQQRTLPRKQTSTLPLMDFKACQSFHEALDAWVKEPGAEPFYIRANLTLPERADPHALCVKAQEILRLVDPAYKRRQEWFCTRVDPLTLRDLDRGTVPNYQRAQQLLEVQEKCLPSSRHRGSRSNLKKRALDQLRLVKPKHVGSPPGDSPEPLLLEPCSGVCPEPERSLKPYSLVRPLLVSALRPVVLLPECLAPRLIRNLLDLPSSRLDFQVCPAESLSGEEQCTLSAPGAPKARPAAPGLGSRIRAIQESVGKKKHCLLELGARGVRELVQNEIYPIVIHVEVTEKNVREVRGLLGRPGWRDSELLRQCRGSEHVLWGLPCSWVQVPAHEWGHSEELAKVVRGRILQEQARLVWVERGSTRGGSSSSSSEA, from the exons ATGTGGGGAGGTCCGGGCAGCCCGGGCAgtggcggggccgggggcggggccgggggcgccgCCGACCCCGCCCCCCTGCGCCGGCGGAGCCGCCGCCCGAGCGTCGACCCGGGAGTGCGAGGCGGCTCTGGCGTGCGGG ACCCCGAGGACGCGGCCATGCCGGGCGGAGCCGAGGCTGGGGAGGCCGAGGAGGAGGCTGGGGCCGGCTCCGGGTCCGAGGCGGAGGAGGACGCGCTGTGGGAGCGGATCGAGGGCGTCCGGCACCGGCTGACCCGCACCCTCAACCCGGCCAAGCTCACGCCGTATCTGCGCCAATGCCGGGTCATCGACGAACAGGACGAGGAGGAGGTGCTGAGCACCTACCGCTTCCCGTGCCGTGTCAACCGCACCG GGCGCCTGATGGACATCTTGCGCTGCCGGGGGAAGAGGGGCTATGAGGCCTTCCTGGAAGCCCTGGAGTTCTACTACCCCGAGCACTTCACACTGCTCACTGGCCGAGAGCCTGCCCAGCGCTGCTCCATGATCCTCG ATGAGGAGGGGCCTGAGGGCCTGACCCAGTTCCTGATGACAGAGGTGCGGCGGCTGCGGGAGGCTCGAAAGAGTCAGCTGCAGCgggagcagcagctgcaggccCGGGGCCGGGTGCTGGAGGAGGAGCGGGCCGGGCTGGAGCAGCGGCTTCGGGAGCAACAGCAGGCTCAGGAGCGCTGCCAGCGGCTGCGGGAGGACTGGGAGGCGGGGAGCCTGGAGCTTCTGCGGCTTAAGGATGAGAACTACATGATCGCCATGCGCCTGGCCCAGCTCAGCGAGGAGAAGAACTCAGCCGTGCTGCGCAGCCGGGACTTGCAGCTGGCG GTGGATCAGCTCAAGCTCAAGGTGAGCCGGCTGGAGGAAGAGTGCACGCAGCTGCGAAGGGCCAGGGGGCCGCTCCCTGGGGccgaggagaaagagaaagagaaagagcccGACAGTGCAGACCTGGTCTTGGAGCTCCGTGCTGAGAACCAGCGGCTGGTGGCCTcactgcaggagctgcaggaaggCCTGCAGCAG GAGGCAAGCCGGCCAGGGGCCCCTGGCTCCGAGCGCATTCTCCTGGACATCCTGGAACATGACTGGCGTGAGGCGCAGGACAGCCGGCAGGAGCTGTGCCAGAAGCTGCACGATGTGCAGGGGGAGCTGCAGTGGGCCGAGGAGCTGCGGGATAAG TACCTGCAGGAGATGGAGGACCTGCGGCTGAAGCATCGTACACTACAGAAGGACTGTGACCTGTACAAGCACCGCATGGCCACCGTCCTGGCCCAGCTGGAGGAGATCGAGAAGGAGCGGGACCAG GCCATCCAGAGCCGAGACCGCATTCAGCTGCAGTACTCGCAGAGCCTCATTGAGAAGGACCAGTACCGGAAGCAGGTCCGAGGCCTGGAGGTGGAGCGGGATGAGCTGCTGACAGCGCTCACCAGCCTGGAGGGTGCCAAGGCCCTGCTGGAGGTGCAGCTACAGCGGGTCCAGGGGGGGCCCCATCTCAAG gcCTGCGCCTCTTCCCATTCCCTGTGCTCCAACCTCAGCAGCACCTGGAGCCTCAGCGAGTTCCCGTCCCCGCTGGGAGGCCCAGAAGCAGCGGGGGAGGCGGCTGTCGTGGGAGGGCCCGAGCCCCACGCCTCG GAGGAGGCCACGGACAATGAGAAGGAGATCAATCGCCTCTCCATCCTGCCCTTCCCACCCAGCGCTGGCTCCATCCTCCGCCGGCAGCGAGAGGAGGACCCCGCGCCCCCTAAGAG GTCCTTCAGCAGCATGTCAGACATCACAG ggagtGTGACGCTCAAGCCCTGGTCCCCAGGCCTCTCCTCGTCCTCGTCCTCCGACAGCGTGTGGCCTTTGGGAAAGCCGGACGGCCTTCTGGCCAGAGGCTGCGGCCTGGATCTCTTCAGCAG GTCTCTGGCCATCCGAGTGTCTGGCTGGAGTCCCCCCGGGGGACCTGAGCCCCAGGACAAGGGCCCAGATAGCCTGTCGTTCCTTGGGGACAGCTGGTCTGGCGCTGTTGTGCGGAGGGTGCTCTCTGGGCCAGGGTCGGCCAGGGTAGAACCGAGAGAG CCAAGGGCAGAGGCTGCTGGTTTGGAGGGGGCAGGCCCGGAAGGCGAGGCCCAGCAGAGAACCTTGCCCCGGAAACAGACGTCCACACTCCCACTGATGGACTTCAAGG CCTGCCAGTCCTTCCACGAGGCCCTGGATGCCTGGGTGAAGGAGCCGGGAGCTGAGCCCTTCTACATTCGAGCCAACCTCACCCTGCCTGAGCGGGCTGACCCCCATGCCCTGTGTGTGAAAGCTCAGGAGATCCTGCGGCTGGTGGACCCGGCATACAAGCGGCGGCAGGAGTGGTTCTGCACGCGGGTCGACCCCCTCACCCTGCGAGACCTGGACCGGGGCACCGTGCCCAATTATCAGAG agCCCAGCAGCTCCTGGAAGTTCAGGAGAAATGCCTGCCATCCAGCCGACACCGGGGCTCCCGCAGTAAT CTAAAGAAGCGTGCCCTGGACCAGCTGCGACTGGTGAAGCCCAAGCACGTGGGGAGTCCTCCCGGGGACTCCCCAGAGCCGCTGCTGCTGGAGCCCTGCTCAGGTGTGTGCCCAG AGCCAGAGCGGAGCCTCAAACCCTACAGCCTCGTGCGGCCCCTGCTGGTGTCTGCCTTGCGGCCCGTGGTGCTCTTGCCTGAGTGCCTGGCGCCCCGGCTCATCCGCAACCTCCTAGACCTGCCCAGCTCCCGGCTGGACTTCCAAGTGTGCCCAGCGG AAAGCCTCTCTGGAGAGGAACAGTGCACATTGTCAGCACCTGGAGCCCCCAAGGCCCGGCCTGCCGCCCCCGGTCTGGGCAGCAGGATCCGTGCCATCCAGGAGTCTGTCGGGAAG AAGAAGCACTGCCTGTTGGAGCTGGGTGCTCGGGGTGTGCGGGAGCTGGTCCAGAACGAGATCTACCCCATCGTCATCCACGTGGAGGTGACCGAGAAGAATGTCCGGGAAGTCAG GGGTCTGCTGGGCCGGCCGGGCTGGCGGGACTCCGAGCTGCTGCGGCAGTGCCGGGGCTCAGAGCATGTGCTCTGGGGGCTGCCCTGCTCCTGGGTGCAGGTGCCTGCCCACGAGTGGGGCCACTCGGAGGAGCTGGCCAAGGTGGTGCGGGGCCGCATTCTGCAGGAGCAGGCCCGCCTTGTGTGGGTAGAGCGCGGCAGCACCAgaggtggcagcagcagcagcagcagcgaggcCTGA